Proteins encoded by one window of Vitreimonas flagellata:
- a CDS encoding single-stranded DNA-binding protein: MNNRVTLTGKLLEDPKVRTLEFRGSTTDIVSLWLEVPSGERKDRFTVEIFCPAQQEAAKAMRKGVLAEVTGVLRHDRWKDRATSRWVGKVFVAIDPAEGKVKSLGMAEADSEAA; encoded by the coding sequence ATGAACAACCGCGTCACGCTCACCGGCAAATTGCTCGAAGATCCGAAAGTCCGCACCCTCGAATTTCGCGGCAGCACAACCGACATTGTCTCACTCTGGCTCGAAGTGCCCAGCGGTGAGCGCAAGGATCGCTTCACGGTCGAGATTTTCTGCCCAGCGCAACAAGAAGCCGCCAAGGCGATGCGTAAGGGCGTCCTGGCCGAAGTCACCGGCGTCCTGCGCCACGATCGCTGGAAGGATCGCGCGACTTCGCGCTGGGTCGGCAAAGTCTTCGTCGCCATTGATCCCGCTGAGGGCAAGGTCAAGTCGCTCGGCATGGCCGAAGCTGACAGCGAAGCCGCCTGA
- a CDS encoding DUF7146 domain-containing protein, whose amino-acid sequence MSRLKRIVDAMGGVLLDGGRRALVRGPGHGPADRSVSLLETEDGRVLIHCFSPRDDWRAVRDEFADLGLLDEDDSQTPPPSEPIVRLKPERGDEDRHARMLRLWNESKPLAGSIAERYLRGRAIEGELPGPDVLRFHPRMTSLEDRDRRPALVAALVDPQGDIQGIQVTLLTAHGASKAALATPRRTIGRLMGAYVRIDAPGDTLVVAEGLETALSARRALGAGAWAFLSAENLAQFEPPPVIDRLIIAADNDEAGLAAAARLRARAESSIVCDVALPPSGYSDWNDWARAEAH is encoded by the coding sequence ATGTCGCGGCTTAAGCGCATCGTCGATGCGATGGGCGGCGTCCTGCTCGATGGCGGACGACGCGCGCTCGTGCGCGGGCCGGGACATGGGCCCGCCGATCGCTCGGTCTCGCTGCTGGAGACTGAGGACGGCCGTGTCCTCATTCATTGCTTCAGCCCGCGCGATGATTGGCGTGCGGTGCGCGACGAGTTCGCGGATTTGGGACTGCTCGACGAGGACGATTCACAAACGCCGCCACCGAGCGAGCCAATCGTGCGGCTTAAGCCCGAGCGTGGCGATGAAGATCGCCACGCTCGCATGCTCAGACTCTGGAATGAGAGTAAGCCGCTCGCAGGCTCAATTGCCGAGCGCTATCTGCGCGGGCGCGCCATCGAGGGCGAACTGCCAGGGCCCGACGTGCTCCGCTTCCATCCACGCATGACAAGCCTTGAAGACCGCGACCGCCGGCCGGCGCTCGTTGCGGCGCTGGTCGATCCGCAGGGCGATATACAAGGTATACAAGTCACACTGCTCACCGCGCACGGCGCGTCCAAAGCCGCGCTTGCAACACCGCGGCGCACGATCGGCCGTTTGATGGGCGCTTATGTGCGGATCGATGCGCCTGGCGACACGCTTGTCGTTGCTGAAGGCTTGGAAACCGCGCTCTCAGCCAGACGCGCGCTTGGCGCCGGCGCCTGGGCCTTCTTGAGCGCGGAAAACCTCGCGCAGTTTGAGCCGCCGCCCGTCATCGACCGGCTCATCATCGCCGCTGACAATGATGAGGCGGGCCTTGCGGCAGCAGCGCGGCTACGCGCGCGTGCAGAGAGTTCGATCGTTTGCGACGTCGCTTTACCGCCGAGCGGCTATTCCGATTGGAACGATTGGGCGCGTGCAGAAGCCCATTAG
- a CDS encoding ABC-F family ATP-binding cassette domain-containing protein gives MLEISDLTYRIGPRPLFENANAFIAEGWKVGLVGRNGTGKSTLLKLIRDEVGKANSSIRVRRGARMGFVAQEAPQVDTPLIELVMAADEEMTALLKEAETAEDPQRIADIHMRLAEIDGYSGEARASAIMIGLGFEQEDLTRAAREFSGGWRMRAALAGVLFSKPDLLILDEPTNYLDLEGAAWLEEYLREYEHTVICVSHDREMLNRSVTHILALDDKKLEVFVGGYDAYLKKKAERMALAQGMKAKQDAQKAHLQKFIDRFRAKASKAAQAQSRIKQLEKMQDIAVPLEERTIPFHFEDPVQLASPLVVLDECDLGYIEGKPVLKKVSLRLDHDDRIVIIGPNGQGKTTLVKSIAARLPLLAGKRVASGKAVMGYFSQDQLDELREGETVLEHVRDLEPDWAPPRLRSLAARMGFGVEKIDTKVQNLSGGEKVRLLLGLMAHHKPHVLILDEPTSHLDIDSREALIHAINEYEGAVLLITHDIYLAEACADRLWLVYHGRARQYDGDLEDYRKLVAAADRPRDEGTVKQVEAASAQAETKPKVSKYTLQRKLEAAEAEMQQAQAALAKIDTALADPELFNRDQKRGESLLKERSHAATGLAKAEAAWLEASEALERA, from the coding sequence ATGCTGGAGATTTCCGACCTCACCTATCGCATCGGCCCCCGGCCGTTGTTCGAGAACGCCAATGCGTTCATCGCTGAGGGCTGGAAGGTCGGCCTCGTCGGCCGCAATGGCACGGGCAAGTCGACGCTGCTGAAGCTGATCCGCGACGAAGTGGGCAAGGCCAATTCATCGATCCGCGTGCGTCGCGGCGCGCGCATGGGCTTCGTTGCGCAGGAGGCCCCGCAGGTCGACACGCCGCTGATCGAACTTGTGATGGCGGCGGACGAGGAGATGACGGCGCTGCTGAAGGAAGCGGAGACGGCGGAAGACCCACAGCGCATCGCCGACATCCATATGCGCTTGGCCGAGATCGACGGCTATTCGGGCGAAGCGCGCGCCAGCGCCATCATGATCGGGCTCGGTTTCGAACAAGAAGATCTGACGCGCGCCGCGCGCGAATTCTCCGGCGGCTGGCGCATGCGCGCCGCACTCGCCGGCGTGCTCTTCTCCAAGCCCGATCTGCTCATCCTCGACGAACCGACGAACTATCTCGATCTCGAAGGCGCGGCCTGGCTCGAAGAATATCTGCGCGAATACGAGCACACCGTGATCTGCGTCAGCCACGACCGCGAAATGCTCAATCGTTCGGTGACGCATATCCTGGCGCTGGATGACAAGAAGCTTGAAGTCTTCGTTGGCGGCTACGATGCGTATCTGAAGAAGAAGGCCGAGCGCATGGCGCTGGCGCAAGGGATGAAGGCCAAGCAGGATGCGCAAAAGGCGCATCTGCAAAAATTCATCGATCGCTTCCGCGCCAAGGCGTCGAAGGCGGCGCAGGCGCAGAGCCGGATCAAGCAGCTCGAAAAGATGCAGGACATCGCCGTGCCGCTCGAAGAGCGCACGATCCCGTTCCACTTCGAGGATCCGGTGCAGCTGGCGTCGCCGCTCGTCGTGCTGGACGAATGCGATCTTGGCTACATCGAAGGCAAGCCGGTCCTGAAGAAGGTGTCGCTGCGGCTCGATCACGATGACCGCATCGTCATCATCGGCCCGAATGGGCAGGGCAAGACGACGTTGGTGAAATCGATTGCCGCGCGGTTGCCGCTACTGGCCGGGAAGCGCGTCGCCTCGGGCAAAGCCGTAATGGGCTATTTCAGCCAGGATCAGTTGGACGAATTGCGCGAAGGCGAAACCGTGCTGGAGCACGTGCGCGATTTGGAGCCGGATTGGGCGCCGCCGCGTCTGCGCTCGCTTGCGGCGCGGATGGGTTTCGGCGTCGAGAAGATCGACACGAAGGTTCAGAACCTCTCGGGCGGCGAGAAGGTGCGGTTGTTGTTGGGCCTGATGGCGCACCACAAACCTCACGTTCTGATCCTCGACGAACCGACCTCGCACTTGGATATCGACAGCCGCGAAGCTTTGATCCACGCCATCAATGAATACGAAGGCGCCGTGCTGCTGATCACGCACGACATCTATCTGGCCGAAGCCTGCGCGGATCGCCTCTGGCTCGTCTATCACGGGCGCGCGCGCCAATATGACGGCGACCTCGAAGATTATCGCAAGCTTGTCGCGGCGGCGGATCGCCCGCGTGATGAGGGCACGGTGAAGCAGGTGGAAGCCGCTTCGGCGCAAGCTGAGACGAAGCCGAAGGTTTCGAAATACACGTTGCAGCGCAAGCTCGAAGCCGCCGAAGCCGAGATGCAACAAGCGCAAGCTGCGCTCGCGAAGATCGATACGGCGCTGGCCGATCCGGAGCTTTTCAATCGCGATCAGAAGCGCGGGGAATCTTTGTTGAAAGAGCGCTCCCATGCGGCGACCGGCTTAGCGAAAGCCGAGGCCGCATGGCTCGAAGCGAGCGAGGCTTTAGAGCGCGCATAG
- the cpdR gene encoding cell cycle two-component system response regulator CpdR has protein sequence MARILLAEDDDSLRGFLVTSLSRAGHDVAAYGDGDAAWEALELGTFDLLLTDIVMPGLDGIELARRGAEADPAMKIVFITGFAAVALSAQSQAPKDAKVLSKPFHLKDLVVEIERVIAAA, from the coding sequence ATGGCGCGTATTCTGTTGGCCGAAGACGATGACTCGCTCCGGGGTTTCCTGGTGACGAGCCTCAGCCGCGCAGGGCATGACGTCGCCGCCTATGGCGATGGCGACGCCGCCTGGGAAGCGCTGGAATTGGGCACGTTCGACCTGCTTTTGACCGACATCGTCATGCCGGGCCTCGACGGCATAGAGCTCGCGCGCCGCGGCGCAGAGGCCGATCCGGCCATGAAAATCGTCTTCATTACCGGCTTCGCGGCTGTCGCCCTCTCGGCCCAGAGCCAAGCCCCCAAGGACGCGAAGGTGCTGTCCAAGCCGTTCCACCTGAAGGATCTGGTTGTGGAGATCGAGCGCGTCATCGCCGCTGCTTAA
- a CDS encoding S26 family signal peptidase, which translates to MLAPMRRRWPIVAVVSAAALAALAALALPAVEDRLLYNHTPSVPVGFYIRTDEPLERGSFVTVRAIDVAPAAAAARRFNGPRDRFIKRVAALAGDHVCARGDAVTLNGGLSYERRAYDSTGAALPAWEACRVLGPNEVLILGDTADSFDGRYWGPIDVQTIEGVWRRL; encoded by the coding sequence ATGCTTGCGCCCATGCGACGTCGATGGCCGATAGTTGCCGTCGTGAGCGCGGCGGCGCTCGCCGCCTTGGCTGCGCTGGCACTGCCAGCGGTCGAGGATCGTCTCCTTTATAATCACACGCCCTCTGTTCCGGTCGGATTCTACATCCGCACCGATGAGCCACTCGAACGCGGCTCGTTTGTTACGGTGCGCGCCATTGACGTCGCCCCTGCGGCGGCGGCGGCCCGCCGCTTCAACGGTCCCCGCGACAGGTTCATCAAACGCGTCGCAGCATTGGCTGGCGACCATGTCTGCGCGCGCGGCGATGCGGTGACGCTCAATGGCGGCCTTTCCTATGAGCGGCGCGCCTATGACAGCACCGGCGCTGCGCTGCCGGCTTGGGAGGCGTGCCGCGTCCTTGGTCCCAACGAAGTTCTGATCCTGGGCGACACCGCCGATTCCTTCGACGGGCGCTATTGGGGACCAATCGATGTCCAGACAATCGAGGGCGTCTGGCGACGGCTTTGA
- the typA gene encoding translational GTPase TypA, producing MAERLRNLAIIAHVDHGKTTLVDQLLSQGGAFRANEARQERAMDSNDQERERGITILAKCTSILWDKGGEEYRLNIVDTPGHADFGGEVERILGMVDGCVILVDASEGVMPQTKFVLSKALKRGLKPMVVLNKVDRPSANPDNALNEIFELFLALGATDEQADFPILYASGKEGWAKTEMSAENKDLTPLFELIVRHVPDPEPVSRRDEPFGFLVTMIDSDPFLGRMLTGRVESGRVKVGDPVRALTREGKEIERGRLTKLLSFRGLKRVPVESAEAGDIIAIAGLVDTTVADTIGSPDLAAPIPSTPIDPPTLAITVSINDSPLAGRAGDKVQSRVIRARLMAEAESNVAIRVTETGNKDAFEVAGRGELQLGVLVETMRREGFELSLSRPKVLTRSENGQTLEPVEEVVIDVDDEYTGVVIEKMSIRKAELQDMRPSGGGKTRMVMYAPSRGMVGYHGEFLTDTRGSGVMNRLFHSWAPWKGEIPGRRNGALISNDNGQSTAYALWNLEERGQMFIADGEDVYEGMIIGENSRGEDLDVNPLKGKKLTNVRASGKDESIRLTPPRRMTLEQAMAWIEDDELVEVTPAAIRIRKAYLDPNERKRAAKAKEAS from the coding sequence ATGGCCGAGCGCCTTAGGAATCTGGCGATCATCGCCCACGTCGACCATGGCAAGACGACGCTCGTTGACCAGCTGCTCTCGCAAGGCGGCGCCTTCCGCGCGAACGAAGCGCGCCAAGAGCGCGCCATGGATTCGAACGACCAAGAGCGCGAGCGCGGCATCACCATCCTGGCCAAGTGCACCTCGATCCTCTGGGACAAGGGCGGCGAGGAATATCGCCTCAATATCGTCGACACGCCCGGCCACGCCGATTTCGGCGGCGAAGTCGAACGCATCCTCGGCATGGTGGATGGTTGTGTGATCCTTGTGGACGCCAGCGAAGGCGTCATGCCGCAAACCAAGTTCGTGCTGTCGAAAGCACTGAAGCGCGGCCTGAAGCCGATGGTGGTGCTCAACAAGGTCGATCGCCCGAGCGCGAACCCTGACAACGCACTCAACGAAATCTTCGAACTCTTCCTCGCGCTCGGCGCCACCGACGAGCAAGCCGATTTCCCGATCCTTTACGCTTCCGGCAAGGAAGGCTGGGCGAAGACGGAAATGAGCGCCGAGAACAAGGACCTCACCCCCCTCTTCGAACTGATCGTGCGCCACGTGCCCGATCCTGAGCCGGTCTCGCGTCGCGACGAGCCATTCGGCTTCCTGGTGACGATGATCGATTCCGATCCGTTCCTCGGCCGCATGCTGACAGGCCGCGTTGAATCCGGCCGCGTGAAAGTGGGCGATCCGGTGCGCGCGCTCACGCGCGAAGGCAAAGAAATCGAGCGCGGGCGTTTGACCAAGCTGCTCTCGTTCCGCGGCTTGAAGCGCGTGCCCGTCGAAAGCGCCGAAGCTGGCGACATTATCGCTATCGCTGGCCTCGTTGACACAACGGTCGCCGACACGATTGGCTCGCCCGATCTTGCAGCGCCGATTCCGTCGACGCCGATCGATCCGCCAACCTTGGCGATCACCGTGTCGATCAACGATTCACCGCTCGCTGGCCGCGCCGGCGATAAGGTGCAAAGCCGCGTCATCCGCGCCCGCCTGATGGCGGAAGCGGAATCCAACGTCGCCATCCGCGTGACCGAGACGGGCAACAAGGACGCGTTTGAGGTCGCCGGTCGCGGCGAATTGCAACTCGGCGTGCTGGTGGAAACCATGCGCCGCGAAGGCTTCGAACTTTCACTCTCGCGCCCGAAGGTGCTGACGCGCAGCGAAAACGGCCAAACGCTTGAGCCGGTCGAAGAAGTCGTCATCGACGTCGACGATGAATACACCGGCGTCGTCATCGAAAAGATGAGCATCCGCAAGGCCGAGCTGCAGGACATGCGTCCGTCAGGCGGCGGCAAGACGCGCATGGTGATGTACGCGCCATCGCGCGGCATGGTCGGCTATCACGGCGAATTCCTCACCGACACGCGCGGTTCGGGCGTGATGAACCGCCTGTTCCATTCGTGGGCGCCGTGGAAGGGCGAGATTCCTGGCCGCCGCAACGGTGCGCTGATCTCGAACGACAACGGCCAATCGACGGCATACGCGTTGTGGAATCTGGAAGAGCGCGGCCAGATGTTCATCGCTGACGGCGAAGACGTCTATGAAGGCATGATCATCGGCGAAAACTCACGCGGCGAAGATCTCGATGTGAATCCGCTCAAAGGCAAAAAGCTCACCAACGTGCGCGCCTCGGGCAAGGATGAATCGATCCGCCTCACGCCGCCACGTCGCATGACGCTTGAACAAGCCATGGCCTGGATCGAAGATGACGAGCTGGTGGAAGTCACGCCGGCCGCCATCCGCATCCGCAAAGCCTATCTCGACCCGAACGAGCGCAAGCGCGCCGCGAAGGCCAAGGAAGCGAGCTAA
- a CDS encoding ArdC family protein — translation MTTSAHARRDIAADISTRILASLEQGVMPWRRPWDGARTGPVLPRRATGECYRGVNTIMLWLASAAHGYASPYWLTYRQAAKLGAHVRKGERGELVVYYGIAQRREARSETGSSDETFRFLKAYVAFNADQIEGLSEAFHPRAEHSAIAPIAAHEDWFAGLDIARMLSRDTACYIPSRDVIAMPPLCAFDSPEAYAATLNHEAVHATAAPHRVGRDLSRRFDKQAVAAEELVAEIGAAILGAHLRLPPDHIFDHAAYIGHWMSILRSDKRAFFHAAAQAQLAVDWLLDKSPPPGAGDVAA, via the coding sequence ATGACGACTTCCGCACACGCGCGGCGCGACATCGCCGCCGATATCAGCACACGCATCCTCGCTTCTTTGGAACAAGGCGTGATGCCATGGCGCAGGCCTTGGGATGGCGCGCGCACTGGTCCCGTCCTGCCCCGCCGCGCAACCGGGGAATGCTATCGAGGCGTCAATACCATCATGCTCTGGCTCGCTTCCGCCGCCCACGGCTATGCCTCGCCTTATTGGCTGACCTACAGACAGGCCGCCAAACTCGGCGCTCATGTGCGCAAGGGAGAACGCGGCGAACTTGTCGTCTATTATGGAATCGCCCAACGTCGCGAGGCGCGGAGCGAGACCGGCTCAAGCGATGAAACATTCCGCTTCCTGAAAGCCTATGTGGCCTTCAACGCCGACCAGATCGAAGGCTTGAGTGAGGCCTTTCATCCGCGGGCCGAGCACAGCGCCATTGCGCCGATCGCGGCGCATGAAGACTGGTTCGCCGGATTAGACATTGCCCGCATGCTCTCGCGTGACACAGCCTGCTACATCCCGAGTCGCGATGTCATCGCCATGCCGCCGCTTTGCGCTTTCGACAGCCCGGAGGCTTACGCCGCCACTTTGAACCATGAAGCCGTGCATGCAACAGCAGCGCCGCACCGGGTCGGGCGCGACCTATCCAGGCGCTTCGACAAGCAAGCGGTCGCGGCAGAAGAATTGGTCGCCGAGATTGGCGCCGCGATCCTTGGCGCCCATCTTCGGCTGCCGCCCGATCACATCTTCGATCACGCCGCCTATATTGGACACTGGATGTCAATTCTCCGTTCCGACAAGCGCGCGTTCTTCCACGCGGCCGCGCAAGCGCAATTGGCGGTCGATTGGCTGCTCGACAAGAGCCCGCCGCCCGGAGCGGGCGATGTCGCGGCTTAA
- a CDS encoding N-formylglutamate amidohydrolase: MDSSDLGQGAAYAPAEGASLPDARPEPPFVLVEPLHRTSPLIFASPHSGRRYPAELLADARVGLISLRRTEDAYVDELFAGVAAHGASLLSATFARAYVDLNRDAAELDPEMFDERPPASVHTTSARVQAGLGAIPRVSGDGQAIYRRKLSLHEASRRIDAVHRPYHETLQNLLLETKAQFGCAVLIDCHSMPSNARGAHAPDIVLGDRFGASCHPSVTALAEATLRRMNYRVARNAPFAGGHTTQTYGRPAQRVHALQIEINRALYVDERTLERTNGHTRVRADMSRLAEALAAATLHKSLA; the protein is encoded by the coding sequence ATGGACTCCTCCGATCTGGGACAGGGCGCGGCGTATGCGCCAGCTGAGGGCGCAAGCCTCCCCGACGCACGCCCGGAGCCGCCTTTCGTGCTGGTGGAGCCGCTGCACAGGACGAGCCCGCTCATCTTTGCCTCACCGCATAGTGGACGGCGTTATCCGGCCGAATTGCTGGCGGATGCGCGCGTGGGGCTGATCTCGCTGCGGCGAACGGAAGACGCGTACGTGGACGAATTGTTTGCGGGCGTGGCGGCGCACGGGGCGAGCTTGCTCTCGGCCACGTTTGCGCGTGCGTATGTCGATCTCAATCGCGACGCGGCGGAGCTTGATCCGGAGATGTTCGACGAACGCCCGCCCGCTTCGGTGCACACGACATCAGCGCGCGTGCAAGCGGGTTTAGGCGCTATTCCGCGCGTCAGCGGCGACGGCCAGGCGATCTATCGACGCAAGCTTTCACTGCATGAAGCGTCGCGCCGCATCGATGCGGTGCATCGGCCCTATCACGAAACGCTGCAAAACTTGCTGTTGGAAACGAAGGCGCAATTTGGCTGCGCGGTGTTGATCGATTGCCATTCGATGCCGTCGAACGCGCGCGGCGCGCATGCGCCGGATATCGTGCTGGGCGATCGCTTTGGCGCCTCGTGCCATCCGTCGGTGACAGCGTTGGCGGAAGCGACGTTGCGGCGGATGAATTATCGCGTCGCACGCAACGCACCGTTCGCCGGCGGACATACCACGCAAACCTACGGCCGCCCCGCGCAGCGCGTGCATGCGCTGCAGATCGAGATTAATCGCGCGCTTTATGTGGACGAGCGCACGCTGGAGCGCACCAATGGCCATACGCGCGTACGCGCCGATATGAGCCGATTGGCCGAAGCGCTCGCCGCGGCGACGCTGCATAAAAGCTTGGCTTAA
- a CDS encoding relaxase/mobilization nuclease domain-containing protein yields the protein MSQPPTNNERFRTSKLLRGALGKDVITPGSRLRITRPLDAESLIGRHEGGARRGAGSDSLSSRLQKRIGSSRALARAFARKRTPRTPFAFDGRQRAVVKLHYFGHAKGGGGALKAHARYIARDSAAKAEEIWLSKTETERDGAQSRDESDRRQAPRQEHWVFYDAARDSVSGARLAEHWAQSDKRHFRIILSAENGGRLGDLKTYTRDVMARAETALGTKLEWFAVDHFDTDNPHTHIVLRGVRDDGRDLVIPREFVQHGFRNAAREAATDRLGQRTRDDARQALQREALAHAPTRLDKLIAGHLDATGQVRLAELRAPNGSPDMTDALKTRARELKNLGLAQEVKRNVLCFEPGWRDALKAMELHLDIRKSLMQARAQDVARTLANPTRMPAPKELRLPFGLGF from the coding sequence ATGTCGCAGCCTCCGACGAACAACGAACGCTTTCGCACCAGCAAGCTGCTTCGCGGTGCGCTGGGCAAAGACGTGATCACGCCAGGCTCGCGCTTGCGCATCACCCGCCCCCTTGATGCAGAGAGTCTCATCGGCCGTCACGAAGGCGGCGCGCGCCGCGGCGCCGGAAGCGACAGCTTGTCATCGCGACTGCAGAAGCGGATCGGCTCTTCTCGCGCGCTGGCAAGGGCGTTCGCACGCAAGCGCACGCCGCGCACGCCCTTTGCGTTCGACGGCCGTCAGAGAGCGGTGGTGAAGTTGCATTACTTCGGTCACGCCAAAGGCGGAGGCGGCGCGCTCAAAGCTCATGCGCGCTACATCGCGCGCGATTCCGCCGCGAAGGCCGAGGAGATCTGGCTCTCAAAAACTGAGACGGAACGAGACGGCGCCCAGAGCCGGGATGAAAGCGATCGCCGCCAAGCTCCGCGCCAGGAGCATTGGGTGTTCTACGACGCCGCGCGCGATAGCGTGAGCGGCGCGCGCCTCGCCGAGCATTGGGCGCAGTCTGACAAACGCCATTTCCGGATCATCCTGTCGGCCGAGAACGGCGGCCGCCTCGGCGACCTCAAAACCTACACGCGCGACGTGATGGCGCGGGCCGAGACCGCACTCGGCACCAAGCTCGAATGGTTTGCGGTTGATCACTTCGATACCGACAACCCGCACACGCATATTGTCTTGCGCGGCGTGCGCGACGACGGGCGCGACCTCGTCATTCCAAGGGAGTTCGTCCAACACGGCTTTCGCAACGCCGCCCGCGAGGCGGCGACCGATCGATTGGGACAGCGAACGCGCGACGATGCACGCCAGGCGCTGCAGCGCGAGGCGCTGGCGCATGCGCCGACACGGCTTGATAAGCTGATCGCAGGCCATCTCGATGCGACTGGCCAAGTTCGCCTCGCCGAACTTCGGGCGCCCAACGGTTCACCGGACATGACCGACGCGCTCAAGACGCGCGCGCGCGAACTGAAGAATCTGGGGCTCGCACAGGAAGTGAAGCGCAACGTCCTTTGCTTCGAGCCAGGCTGGCGCGACGCGCTCAAGGCGATGGAGCTGCACCTCGATATTCGCAAATCCTTGATGCAGGCGCGCGCTCAAGACGTGGCGCGCACGCTCGCCAATCCGACACGCATGCCCGCGCCGAAGGAATTGCGTCTGCCCTTCGGGCTCGGCTTTTGA
- a CDS encoding DUF6876 family protein → MSSKPLRASDLLSFTGSEHWYRHPLWPSITYTDGAHYVAEAGGAYWLLDAIASHQHDPRVRAEPFQVWMLKVAENRSAVLTCEDGDHTCVTSQVISFTDFPLPEITLWLQNDVIFLPSEY, encoded by the coding sequence ATGTCGTCGAAACCCCTTCGCGCGAGCGATCTTCTCAGCTTCACCGGCAGCGAGCACTGGTATCGCCATCCGCTCTGGCCCTCGATCACCTATACGGACGGCGCACACTATGTTGCTGAAGCCGGCGGCGCCTATTGGCTCTTGGACGCCATCGCCTCGCATCAGCACGATCCACGCGTCCGCGCCGAACCCTTTCAGGTCTGGATGCTGAAGGTCGCCGAAAACCGAAGCGCTGTTCTCACGTGCGAGGATGGCGACCACACTTGCGTGACGTCTCAGGTCATCTCATTCACCGACTTTCCGTTGCCGGAAATCACGCTCTGGCTCCAGAACGACGTCATTTTCTTGCCGAGTGAATACTAA
- a CDS encoding VOC family protein codes for MIDPNGIAHIQLTVRDVAASRPFYYRLLHETFGMRVQYDHAEVFYCIGGRTGVLIRAASAEHRDTPFDQWRVGLHHFCFRLRSREDVEALHTSMRDFGAKIIRAPEEGAWAPGYYSTLFKDPDGIRIEALFIPGSGNLDRIKDKPLTPVG; via the coding sequence ATGATCGATCCCAACGGCATCGCCCACATTCAGTTGACGGTGCGCGACGTCGCGGCGAGCCGGCCGTTCTACTATCGGCTGCTGCACGAGACGTTCGGCATGCGCGTGCAATACGATCATGCCGAGGTGTTCTATTGCATCGGCGGCCGTACCGGCGTGCTGATCCGCGCAGCAAGCGCCGAACATCGCGACACGCCGTTCGATCAGTGGCGCGTCGGCCTGCACCATTTCTGTTTCCGCCTTCGCTCACGCGAAGACGTGGAGGCGCTCCACACATCGATGCGCGATTTCGGCGCCAAGATCATCCGCGCCCCGGAAGAAGGCGCCTGGGCGCCCGGCTATTATTCGACATTGTTCAAAGACCCCGACGGCATCCGCATCGAAGCGCTGTTCATTCCCGGCAGCGGCAATCTCGATCGCATCAAAGACAAGCCACTGACGCCGGTGGGTTAG